AAATACAGCTATCGCAGCTGCTCGTGGATATTCTCCCTCTCTTTCCAACCTTTCTAAAAACAAATTGTCATAAAGCGTATTCGTATCCTTGTCGAACCTCCAACCACATAAGAGTAATCCTTTATCTCTATCTGGAGACCTGCAATACGACACAGAAGACTTGGTTACGGAAACTTCGGCACACCGAAATCATTATACCTGTAAATTTTTGCTGTGTGATTGGATCCTATATCCGACCAAGGGCAATACATCAATTCTGATTTCAAGATGCCATTAGTTCCTTGTTGACCATCTAATTTTAAAACTGTTCTATGTAATATCaatgaatattaatttcttttatttttgtaaCAGAATCTTTTAAAAGAATCTTTCACTTACCTGACACCTGGGTGTTTGTTATCAGGACTAGGTATAGTGCCGTCTTCGACTAAATAACGGCTCAAGTATAACCACTGCCACAGGTTCTTCAGAGTATCATTTTCAGCTAGTTCACCATTCTGTGCCAGCTCTggctgtaaatatatatatatatatatataacagttTATGAACAAGATAAATTAAAAACTTCCTCAACTTACAAGTAACCCATATTCCGAAGCTGCACGTGTTTTAGTTAAAATGGAAATGTCATCCAGAGCTTTGTAAATATTATCACTACTGCATATGTATTTAAAAGATTTAGAAGCATGATTCCATGCGAGGTGAGATCTTGTAGACCAGTTTACCGTAATCCTTTCGCAAACCGTATAATCTGTTAGTCCTTTGAAAACCATGAACGATcgttaatgaattttatttaattatttttataatttaacagTTGCATGTAGATGGAACCTTGTTGTGATATAGCCAGCAATCTGTTCACGTGCGTTGGGTGCCATGAAAAACTTATAGGATTATGCCAAGGAGGTGCAACAGTTCTTTCCAATGCTCCAGGTTCGGTATCTTCTCCTCCACCAATTCCACAATGTTGAATGTCAAACAAATGCAATGTCACTGTAATTGAAACAAATCTAGGAACTATACAATACTATTATCGCTAATTTTTATgttataaatcatgtatattatacCTGAATCTTTCTGTAGAACTCCTAAAAGATTATGCCTAGTTGGACACCATAAAACTTTAGTGACTTGCCTACCTTGTGACAAAGTTAAAACAGGTTTCTCAAAGCATCTAGTATCCCAAATAGTTATTTGATTATCCACGCTCGAGACTAAATGATAATTGTTATGCGGATTAACGGACACATTATAAACAGCTTTTGTTGCTGCTGTATTTACTACCTTTGCAGAATCTAGTGTAAGAAAAATTAGCTTGTAACACTAGCATTTTCACGAATAAACAAAAAGAATATCATCCAATATATTGATTTATTTAATACCTCTAAagtcaataatttttaattgctTATTATTTGCACCTACAACCATACATTTTTGTTCATGCTTGAACCAAGCAACGGAATGTATAGTTTCAGAAATACTAACTTCGGCAATAGGTCTTATAGAATCTGTTTGTACCATAGCATGATGATGTACTCTTTCGGAACCTTGCAATCCTTTATTCACATCCCATAATAAAATGGAATGTTCTTTACTATGTTTATCTAAACCACATACAATTAAGTTTGTATCTATGGGATTCCATGCAACAGTGTTGCATTGTCTCGCATGTTTTGGAACTATAATAATGTATgaatgtatgtataataatatacatgtatattattatatatatatatatatatatattagtattagtattagtatatatatatatatatatagatagatagatatacaACTATACAGTTATAGGACAAATAAGTTACCCAATTCCTTCCCGGTAAGACCCTGTGAATCAAACACCGTTGGGCCAAAAGTAGTTAATACGACTTTTCCATTTGCTTGTCCCACAGCTAACAAAATATCAGGTTCCGGCTGTGGATATATATCGATACATTTAACATAATGATGATTTGTATTTGTAGCAAGTAAATGGGCAACTGTAGAATCAGAAATCTTTGTATCTATTGGAAAAAGatgtatacatgtatagtaATAGTTTCCTCACTTGATAAACTGATTGTTacagaaaaatatatttctttacttACACAGTTGTCTAATATTATCTTTGACCTGTGTAACTTCGTACAGGCAGATTTCTGTGCCCCAGGTAATGAACTTATTCGCATGAATAGGGGACCACTGTACATCAAGTTTGATGCTACTCATTTTATTCTAGATCtatgaaattttattaaaaccAATACACTGCATTTATGCTTCTAATTTGAGATAAGCACAACATTATATGAAGATTCCATCGATGTTTATACTTCATCACAGTGACATGTAACAACGCATAAACACCCTTGTTCATTCAAAGCAGTGTGCTCAGATTCACTTGGATTGGCTAGATTCAGTTGGATTGGTTTACAATCAGGATCAGGGGCAGCAGAGCAGCGTATACGtgaaaataagttacgcaaggagtgggaTAGGAGACGCATGCGCCGGTAAACCCGCACAGTGGGGTGGCGCGTCTATCGAgtgaacattataattctgaactacgatcgcGACGCAATGTAAGGTCTCTGGctgatcgtagttcagaattaaaATGTTCACGCGGTAGACATGCCACACTGTTGTGCGGGATTGCCGCGCATGCGTCGCCTACCTCCACTCAttgcgtaacttattttctTGAATACGCTGATTTAGGAGTCCCAGACGCCCAGAGCTGTCAAGTGCCTGACTGTTCTTGGAATTTTCACTCAAGGGCAGTGTGTCCATTGGTGTCTACTGTACCCAATGGTGTCAGGCATTCTGCTCGGAATCTGTTCCAAGTGGCGGAGAGGAGACCTCACAAATGGGATTGGACGATTTTGCTAATGGAATCATTGGCATCATTCAATCCTATTTGGGAGGTTTTCCCTCCACCACTCTACAGCATAtgtaattaatgtttttagGCGACCCTGCATTTTGCGTATGTTGACGATTGTGACGCCTCTTTTGGAGAACAAATGAGGCTTCGTTCGATGTCCGTTCAGTGCCGATTGGAGTAGTGGCAAAATGCTCAAACTGTTAGGGAAATTACCAACAGTCAATTTTGtttaacagtttgagcgttttacTACTACCCCAATTGGCGTTGTATGGACACCGACCTAACTTTGTCACAATATGCTGATTAGTTATGAACATATACAAAACAAACAATATACAAATCATTAATTAGACTTACATTTATTAACTAAATAAAACATCTAGTGAAGATAGAATCCATACAAACAAGGGCATTAAAATTGGCAGTGGGTCTAAGGATGAGTACTCGCTAAGTTCTATTATGTGCCTTGATAGCACAAAGATTAATGTTAAaactaataattatattataaacattaagcagatattatctatatttaaaGCAAATAGTGGCAAGAATAGAATAGTATTTATGTAGATACCATCGCACTATGGTATCAAGGGAAATAAGTTAGTGGATGAGATGACTGAGGAGGCAGTTTAGAAGGAACATAATCCGAAGCGGGGGGTGTCATTTACGGACTTCAGAAAGCTTTTGAAGAAAAGAATGTGGAAAATTTTTCAGAGGTTACTCAAAATAGAATTAAACTACAAAGGTGTTCATTACTATAATTCATTTTATGAAAATAGGATAAAACCATGGTTTTCTAAAAATAAAGATTGGTCAAGGGAAGTTATAGTCAGGATCGGAAGATTAAGGTTTAATCATTATAGTACATGGGAGTCTCTTGCTAGAGTGGGCATTATATACACAGAAGTACATATAATTGTATACAATACAAACGTCACgaaaatatatataagaatttaacttttgtaaaaaaaatgtttcactaTAGAAGAATACTGTCGCTGATTTTTGTTATTTTACTGAAATACATGGTACTTAAATGTCAAAATAGTTTATGGATACAGAATATTAGATACTCAATATTGCACATTTTACTGTagaaattttttaaacaattattctTAATGAAACATGTACTTAGGTATAGtataaatcaatataatattaattttgatattgaatatatataaaataaaaatgaaatacttATAGTTAGAGTATATAAGTTTATACGTGTAATTACTAAATGAATTAGTaatgtataattaatattagaTATGACGTGTTATAAATTAGATTACAAAATAAAGTAAGTGATGTATATCATACAACAAATTCTTGAAAAATGTTTTTTATTGACCCTTTGAGTACTATGAAAGTTTATAGATCTAGTAAAATTATCATGATTGTCGAAATACAAATTACGTGTTATtcgtatatttattttatgagAAAAACTTAACCCTGTGTACATAGataatttatgtttttatacaatatgtgatacaaaaaaaaaaaattctacAGATACTTCATCGTGTAAATCAGTGTCTAAAGTACTTTGTactcaaagggttaaatgaatGCTGGTTGATTTCCTTTTTATAATTAtgaataaatttaatttgttaATATCTTTTTCGGTGCATGGATGCGACTGTGCCTTAACAATGAACTTTTATCAGTAAATGATTTTTCACATTCTACACATTTATACGTTCTTCCAGTATGTGTAACTAGATGTCTACTAAGCCCAGATGCATGACAGAAGGCTTTAGGACAGAGTTGACAGTGATGCAATTGAATATCATTTGGATCAAGTTTTTGGTGTCTTCTCATGTGCACCTTTAATGCTTCACGTTGAGTGAAGCTCTTATCGCAATGTTGACACTGGAAAGGTTTTTGTCCAGAATGTGTCATCAAATGTCTAAGTAAAATTTCTTTCTGGGCAAATGCTCGATGACAAATGTTACAACCAAATGGTTTTTCACCTATAACAAATTATAATTTGAGAAAATGAAAAATGCTTGTAACTAATTTAACAATTTTCGAATGtaaataatgtatgtatgcTACAATTATTCTATTTACCTGTGTGAGTACGTTCATGCCTCACTAAAGCTGATCTTGTGGGGAACCACTTTTCACAGGCCTGACATGTATAGCCCCTTTGCGTCGAATGAACAGATTGATGGCTCTTTAGCATTACCCTTCGAGTAAATGCTTTCGGACATTTATCACATTTAAATACCTTCAATTCTTCACTGGCTTCAACTATAAAGAGACGATATATTAGAAGAATTTCTTAGTATAACTTTTATTTGTTGGAAAATTTCGTAAAGTAATTACCTATGGTATCCGAAATGGGTTGCAACTTCATCGATTCTCCTTGTCCAGAATTATTACTGGTAACTTCCATCATGTAAATATTTTTGTGGTCAGCATTTGCAATTGCTCTCTGTACTTCTTCCGCTTCATCTTCGGATTCCTGTTCTTGTTTAATACGAGTTGTACGTATTGTACAACGTGCTTTAGCAGTACGTTCTTCGGCAGGTACCAATGTAATATTTTCTGGATCTTCCGACATGGGCTCTTCCATTTCCAAATTTTCAGAATTCATTCCTATAATACAATATGTAGTCGATGCCGTACAAAATTTAATGCTACCTATTATATTAAATCTTACGCGCTATTCAACAAATTGTTACATTTGTACTTGTTGTATTAAGTTGAACAGTTTTTACATAATGAAAATGTTATTAATACCTAAAATGTAGCCACCGACAAGTTCTTCTTCTGTGACTTCGATCGGATCTCCATCTGCCTGTCCACTATCGGCTTTGGTCGATACTAAATCAGCTAACAATTGTTTAACTTGTCTGGATTTTCCGCTATTAGAACCATCTtttaattcttctctattaCTGTCTTGATTTTCTCCTTCTTCGTCTTGACCCGTTAATTGTTGTATTAATTTCATATGTTTTCGAAGCTTTGCATCGGCAGCTTCGCACTTCTTCTTGAACTGGTATGATTTTTCTAATTGATATTTGCACGGATGACAGATCATATTTGGAAGACCATCTTCTTCGAAAACCTTTAAAAGAAAACATTATTACCTGTATTAAATGTAACGTAAAATATTACTCAATATTTGGCCACACCTTCAAAAATGTGTccaaaattgaagaaattatggTAAAAAGTTCTGCTCGTTCTATGAGAATGATTCTCATTTCTTGAATTCAAGGAAATCTATCGaactttttataaaaatatttttctacattcgataatggtaataataatgtatGTAGAACGATCTTTAAAGATGGTACATACATgtaaacaattattatattttcaatacAAGTGAAAAAAGTATATTTCTTCAGTGGCGTTTTACGACCACTATTAAAAACATTTGAACGTAATCAACAGACGTGATTTTCCCGCTGTGGCATATTAGGGATATCTAACGTGGAAGGGGATGTATAGATGCTCTATTTGTGCTAATTATATCCAGAATTGGTAATTGATCGGTAACGTTGCATTTGACTTTAAAGCGGTAACAAGGTTCTAGAAGACCGCGAGCATGGAGCAGAAAAATGCATTGATTGTTAAGTTTATCCCACATCACGTCTGTGATTCCTGTAACGAAAGCGAAGACGGTGGCGTCAGGCACAAAGTCGATAACTCGGTAAGGCCGGTAGTTGCTTTGATCAGTGTAGTAAGAATCATTTCGGATACACATACGTATAACCGACGCTCGCAACACAACCGAATCTCAAGGGAGGGGAGAGGGGGACGAAAGAAAGACAATCACACAGAGAGATAAACTAGATTCCTATTTTCGATAAACTACAAGCATCTGTGCGAAATGCAGCTAAGTAACTTGACTCGTGTTATGTTACAATCAAATAAACGTTAATACTTGCCTCCAAATTAACACAAGCCATTATTCGAAGCGATAAGGGAATAGTTTCGTCGTCATAAATCGGCACCATCTCCTCCTCCTTTGCCAGGCACAGTCGGCACAGCTCGTTCACGTGGATAATCACGTTGCTAGGGCTATCGCCCTTTTTTCTGCTGTACGTCTTCATCTCACCTTTTTTTACACTTGTTACGAATTTATTTAACTGTTGGCGTCTGAGAAACACTTAAGGGAGCGTAGAGAACGGGACTCGGTCACTCACAACGGAATCTGTAATGGCGGCGGCGGTTGGCCAATGGCAAACGTGTGGCGCTGCTGTTTGGTAAAGATGGAGAATGGAATCATACAGAAATGGAAGGGACGCTTTAGTGGGAGCAAGATAGGCAAGAGTTTTAGGGTCTTCATCATCGCAAAGTCGGTAAGGCCGGTCACTATTATTGATTTTCCATTCTTCCCAACGGCGGGAAATGGATTTCCAACTGCTGCCATTGCGGCATTTTCGAATCTCTCCGAGTCTCCTTCGTGTTTATTAGACATTATTTTATAAGATCTTGTTTATCTTTCAAGTGGAATTCATTCCGAGTGGAAACGAAAGGCATTTACAGTGATTTTCATCGTTTCGTATTCATAGTATTATGTATGGAAATAATGTTTTCTCATAACCTTTATTGGGAGAACTTTGCAATGTATTGTTATCGTATATCGACTGATACAGATATTGTCAACTTGCAGGGATGCTAGGTACACAAAAGTATCGTTCCTTCTAACGATTGTTACATCTACAAAAAGTAAAAGAACCAATACGAATGTTTCCAAGTAAATGGAAAATCGATTTCGTAATAGTTATAGCATGTTCCTATTGTACCTGCCCGTATCCGTAATACGACAACATAATTTTGGTACGTACTACTTATTACTCTTTCGATAAGATACTGCATATTGTGAACGTATTCGATACTTAAACGTTATCTTttagtttctctctctctctctctctctctctctctctctcgatctctgtTTTTATTTATTCTAACAAAATTTGAGTATATTATACGTGATTATTAAATAGATAATCGGCTACATTTGAAACTtagataatattttaaaaattatcgATACATATTTCACTTGCAACTTTATTTATTGCACGATAAGTACtgataaatacaaaaattgacTGCGTATCTTAAAAAAGTTTTGTGTGCGTAGTGCAGTGTATATTTATGTAGTACATGCATTacaatgtatatatatagaaattttGTATAGAAATTTTGCAAGAAAAAAAGTTGCACTAAATGCAATTTAGTAAAAAGAATGTACGTAATACACTAAATATTGAACATACTTAACACTGAGAATGTATTTAAATTAGAGGAAAATTGGATCTAAGATAAAAGTGCGCCAAAACTGTTAcgtttatattaaattaaacgtAAATTTGGACCATAACTGTTTTAGGCGTAAGTCGATTTTAAGTTAGTTCGGGATCAGGTCTTAGTTAAATGTACGTAGGTAAATAATTCAATTTGCGTTAGGTCTTGGTCAGGTCCGAGTTAGGTTTAGACTAAATCGGTGCTTATTTCGACTTCACTTTCATATAGAAAGTTTCattataataatcattataataattaatacatgtaatattaaaacaaGAACATATGGAAAGAATTTTCATGATTCCAATTTCAACAAATGACTTTAAACATAAGACTGTTTATTACACAATTGAATAACTTATTctacaataatttattatacgCGTACACATATTAACTCAGGTGCAGGGGGTTCCGCTCGATTTAGAAACACGCTATTGTCTAGTCTGCATCTCAGAATTTGAAATTTCCTAAATATACCGCCGCCAGGGAAGTAATAGATATCAAACGCTCAACCTTGTGATTTAAGTATGATATTTCGTTCTGCTAAGTAAGTTGCTGGTACCATAAAAATCCTATGTACATATTTTGTCAAGTAATTTTCTGGATAGAGTAATAGAAATTCTACATCGACAATTCTCTGCTACACAATTTGCtggaataataaaaattctacGTCGACAATTCCTGAAATcctatttatttattgcacatattTTTAGCGAGAAGCGCGATCGTTCTCAAAATCTGTGCACATATATGGATGTTTAACGCGTAAAAATCTTTGCTCCGGTAAGTTTGTTATCGACAATATGCATTTATTCGATGACAGTTAACATTGCAGAAAGCACATAGCAGTATAGTCGTAAATTTCCTCCCGGCAAGTACAGTTCAGTTTGTTTGCCGAGTAGTGTATCAATGATTGATAAAGCAGAGAATCGTGACTCGATTAACCCCTGTGCGACCAACATTAACACGTTCGGTATCAACGTTAATATTGATATACAATACACGATATATCGTATTTAACCGCGAGAAAATCAAACCGATGTTGAAAGAATATTAATGCAACTGGCACCGAATAGCTTCTTCCTGCTAACACCACGAAAAAAGTTCAAGTCGTACCGAACCAATCTTAAAAAAGGGTTATTCTGTTTCAAAGCGCCTTCGGAGGTTTTTTTGACCGATCGTATATCTCCCCAACGACGATATATTTTGTCTCGTATTTCGTAAGAGGATACGATGGATTACATAAAATGTCGTCGATTATGAACATCGTTAGACCAGAATGCTCGCGAATAATTCTCTGTTAGTTTCGAGGCCAGCCATCGATGCGCGAACAATTTTTCCGCGACATTTACATTCTGtagttttttatattattattatatatattatatatattatatgttttctatagtatataataatataagtatatatatacttatattataataatgtaattattataatattaatataatatatataataatataagttaattatattcttTCTGCGCAATAAACCGAAGCACGTGCATACGGTGCCAGCACGGTTCGAGTTCCACGTTCCGTCTTCGTACGTGGacgacgaaacaatcgaataaaaTAAGGAAAAATTATGTAAGTTCGGCGGCGTTCAGGTGTTCGCGGTCGTGGCCAAATTGTAACGAGCGTTTCTATAAATTCTGGTGGTGTTAGCGTGCCGCGAAACGGGACGGGAATTATTCTGGCGTCACGGTCAAGCAGAGCGCGCGGTCGGTTGGAGGGTGGTCAACGATTGTCCAAAAGAGAATTTCAGGAAGCGCAAAACGAATTTCCCACATTTGCCAGGAAAGCTGTCGGATGTTGAGATTGGCGAGGGGTGGGGATCAAAAATAACTGAGCTACGAGGAAAGGAGAGCGATTCGACGGCTCTTCCGATTGGGAGGGGGTGCTTCTCTCTTGCCGGTTACTCCGGTGCTTTCGCTTTTCCGAGTCCAGTGTGTTTCGCCACCCGAGAAACCCGCGTGCCTTGCGTTCGAACGCGAAGGTAGGTGTTCGTGCTTTGTGTTCGTCTTGTTTCAACGCTGCACGCGCCTCCGACCATCTCCGTCGAGCACCTCGGGGGATGATGACACGCGTTACAAAACCGATACAAAACTATTCCCAAGTGTTCAACGCTCGCGCGCGTCGACCACGAGACGATTCATTTTCTTATGGACACCgttctcttcttcttttttttaccaGAACAGTTCCCAAGAAGCGCTAGACGAATCATCGTTGTCGCGTCGAATTCGTTGATCGTTCAAAGTGAAATTAGGGGAGCATTGTCTCGACGTCATCTTCTTCCAAGCTGCGATCGAGAAATCTAGGTTGTTTCAGCCGAGTCGCTTTactgaaattattgtattttttttttttgaaagacAGGACTATGTTTTTAGTATTAATTTTATGAACAGTTTCGAAGCATGCCGAACGAGATCGTTAATGTCGTGCACGCAAGAAAAATATTCTTACATTTTCAGCATCTTGTTGTCTTTTTGTGTTTCATATATTTTGGAATGGCAAGGAGTTCTATCGATTATAACCGGCGCGGACGTGCCAGCATAAATAATTAgcgcaaattgtttagcacaattttGCTGTTCACCTTGCTCGCGTTACGATTGTTTTACTAGATATTTTCGAAAAGGATAGTTTAGTAaggtggagagagagagggcgagagagggagagagagagagagagagagagagagagagagagagagaaaaggtaCGCGCGCATGCTAATATAAATTTCAAGGTGATGACATTTCAAAGTGGCTGTTAACATTTTCGATGATGAATCAGATGATTTTACCTGACATCGGTGACGAAACGAAATTAATCGCTGTtctctctcgaacaaatctgtttaaaaaataaaatttcgttTCTGTCCATTCGAAGTCTCGataaaaacaaaaatgaacgcTTGTTACTACCCGTTCAATTGTTCAACAAAAAAAGTGTAAAAACTTGTCATCGTCCGTTCAAGTTTTTATAATTAACCAAAGCTTCGTTAATCCATATATAATGATAGTACCTGTACaacgacattttttaaatatcttaTTTCTGGACAAGCGAATGAATCGATCACTTTCGACGCGTCGAAACGTTCTACTCGGCTCCTTCGATTCGATCGCAAAGATTTTCTCGCGCCTGATCGATAGACCAGAATCTcgcatatttttattaattagccGGTATGTATATCGCTTTGTACAAGCTTCGCCTAAGCGCGGTTATCACAGAGGCTGAAGAGTATGCAAATATTTATGTTGGTCTTGGGGAGATAACGAGCCACGTTCGGCTCTTTCCTTTGCCGTAGCTTCGGCAAACAGCTTTGCATTCCGTGTGGCATAATTCCAATAAAGCCTGAAACCGCGAACGAAAAATAACAGTAGTGTTCCGTGAAAAATCTGGAAGAACAGTTGCCGTACGATACACATACCGTGTGTCGTGTATATATCTCAACCGCTTCGCGCGCGTTCGCTCACCGAGGCATAGGTTGCGCGGAGATTATAGTGCATAAATATAAAGTGGTGTACGAAAGCCGTgacataaaaagaaagaaaacggaGAACAGCTGCGAAAACGTGTCCCGTTAAGGGGGAAGGGGGTGGCACCGCGGTATCGCGGTACGAAAACTTTTTGATCCCTCGTGCACACGCCGACGTCCCGCGAGAATCGGACCGTCCGAGATTTATTTTCTTTCCGCGTTACGCTTTATTTTCTCGAGAACAGCAGGCTTTCTCCCCTTTTCCCCGAGCTCGCTACTTCTGCCGAAAGAAAACCGTTGGTAATACGGGATTACGAAATCCTCCGGATGTATCAACGATTGTACATCCAGTTACGATTGGTTCTCGAAGCGGTCGTTGGTAACTGTCCACCGAAACCATTATCGACTACGGCATTAGCAATGTTAGGGTAGTTACCCGCGCCATGGTTAAACCACTACCGAGTTCTCGACGTTGTCATATCTTTAATTTTCGTtgtattttcaatatttaaatagaatataaatatagatattatagaatatctaatagatatataatagataatatagaatatctatattctataaatattattattctataataatattattctatattatataaatatagaatataaatataaatatagatatttcaCGGATGTATTGCATCAGCGAGGAACAAAGAATAAAGTATTTAAATATTATGCTTGAATAAgtataatatagaattatagCCCTTATATTATAATTCCGTATACAGTAAGTCGTGACTGCTAAAGATCTAATTCATATCTAGTGATAATTAAGCATTAATAGCACTAGCACTAATTATCCGTTTTTATCGAAATTTATTTGTTTAGAACCGATACCGAATGCCCGATGTTCGATCGAAACAATTGAGAAATACCAATAtgataatgtctccctaattgtcgcctaaattgtgtaaaaaaaaatggacaatttgggaagaggagatgcaattattcgaggctcgcggctcgtttttataattgctgataATCGctcgaactgcaaggctcgaataatcgtatttccttttcccaaattgtccatttttctgcacaatctgagcgtcaattagggagacattactgtatatggattctaatatttttatgtacagtaaattctccccaatcgacgctcggatcgtgcagaaaaatggagcgGTGTTTCGTACGTTGTTTAGTTTGCGCCAAGATCTGCATTGTTTAAAATGCTGTAGCATGGCCAGTTTTTATCGGTACTTAACATACGGTTTATTGTAGCAAGAAAATGGTAAGGTCAATGCGAATCAGATAATACCGTATTATCGTCGCTGTCGTCAGTGCTAATTGCAAGTAGATACGGCCGACAATGAACGGACGCGTTAGCGTTATAATTAGTCGCGTTCGAAAGCATGCGCGGTAGTttcatatttaattaattttcgtaCTGCATTTACACGCGTGTTCTTTACACAATTTATATTCTCCGttcgaattatttatttaaagggTAAACGAAAGGATAAGTAAAGGTAAAGAAAAGGATAAATAACTTTTAGCCATCGTAAACGTACTCGAATGTTTCGTCGATGTTCCCCGAACAAGTTCTCTTTCAAGTTATGGTTAAGTGCTAATATTTTGCGCACTAAAATTCTGAATGTAAAGCAGGATTGACGCGAAGTGCCGACTCCGGGTCATTTATGAGTCATTATAAATTATGAGCCATACTAAAAGTGCGATCTGTTTCTCGCAGTATTAGATAATTAAACGGACGAAAACAAGAAAACACAAGGCGATAGTTCTTTATTTATTGCTTGCAAGAGGGTGTatttgattcgaagaaaaagaaaacgatcTTTAAAGCAGCAGTTTTTAACCCCCACGTTACGTCCCTTAACTGAAAAAAACTTGCACTCCAAAGGGATAGCTTGCAGAAAAGACCGAAATTGCTTTTGCAACAACTCGATAAATGAAACACAGTTACGAGAAATTGATATAAATTGGCTGGGAAAGTCtacaatgaaaaagaaaaaaggaacgaTAGAGGATAAatcaaagaataaaa
The window above is part of the Megalopta genalis isolate 19385.01 chromosome 2, iyMegGena1_principal, whole genome shotgun sequence genome. Proteins encoded here:
- the mio gene encoding GATOR complex protein mio isoform X2, with product MSSIKLDVQWSPIHANKFITWGTEICLYEVTQVKDNIRQLYTKISDSTVAHLLATNTNHHYVKCIDIYPQPEPDILLAVGQANGKVVLTTFGPTVFDSQGLTGKELVPKHARQCNTVAWNPIDTNLIVCGLDKHSKEHSILLWDVNKGLQGSERVHHHAMVQTDSIRPIAEVSISETIHSVAWFKHEQKCMVVGANNKQLKIIDFRDSAKVVNTAATKAVYNVSVNPHNNYHLVSSVDNQITIWDTRCFEKPVLTLSQGRQVTKVLWCPTRHNLLGVLQKDSVTLHLFDIQHCGIGGGEDTEPGALERTVAPPWHNPISFSWHPTHVNRLLAISQQGLTDYTVCERITVNWSTRSHLAWNHASKSFKYICSSDNIYKALDDISILTKTRAASEYGLLPELAQNGELAENDTLKNLWQWLYLSRYLVEDGTIPSPDNKHPGVRTVLKLDGQQGTNGILKSELMYCPWSDIGSNHTAKIYRSPDRDKGLLLCGWRFDKDTNTLYDNLFLERLEREGEYPRAAAIAVFNLCLRQAIEILNRGASKMSMSANLNIVAMALSGFSEDRNSMWRESCLKCRSQLSDPYLRATFAFLTADDSYENVLNENGMAVEDRVAFALMFLSDNKLNEYLKRLTQKLTDEGNLSGFLLTGASLEGIQLLNRYLEITGDVQSCSLIAIRAFTPKLLQETQVQVWIISYRNLLNAWKMWTQRAHFDIVMRSSTNEKPPQQIYVSCNFCGKSISAFMQGLSRARGPFGRLGSTPNKLKMSSCPNCRKPLPRCAICLMHMGTVSGLQMTTSNANRNEECDSKLTEFNNWFTWCQSCRHGGHADHITHWFRQHSECPVTSCTCRCFSLDASCKIGF
- the mio gene encoding GATOR complex protein mio isoform X3, with translation MSSIKLDVQWSPIHANKFITWGTEICLYEVTQVKDNIRQLYTKISDSTVAHLLATNTNHHYVKCIDIYPQPEPDILLAVGQANGKVVLTTFGPTVFDSQGLTGKELVPKHARQCNTVAWNPIDTNLIVCGLDKHSKEHSILLWDVNKGLQGSERVHHHAMVQTDSIRPIAEVSISETIHSVAWFKHEQKCMVVGANNKQLKIIDFRDSAKVVNTAATKAVYNVSVNPHNNYHLVSSVDNQITIWDTRCFEKPVLTLSQGRQVTKVLWCPTRHNLLGVLQKDSVTLHLFDIQHCGIGGGEDTEPGALERTVAPPWHNPISFSWHPTHVNRLLAISQQGLTDYTVCERITVNWSTRSHLAWNHASKSFKYICSSDNIYKALDDISILTKTRAASEYGLLPELAQNGELAENDTLKNLWQWLYLSRYLVEDGTIPSPDNKHPGVRTVLKLDGQQGTNGILKSELMYCPWSDIGSNHTAKIYRSPDRDKGLLLCGWRFDKDTNTLYDNLFLERLEREGEYPRAAAIAVFNLCLRQAIEILNRGASKMSMSANLNIVAMALSGFSEDRNSMWRESCLKCRSQLSDPYLRATFAFLTADDSYENVLNENGMAVEDRVAFALMFLSDNKLNEYLKRLTQKLTDEGNLSGFLLTGASLEGIQLLNRYLEITGDVQSCSLIAIRAFTPKLLQETQVQVWIISYRNLLNAWKMWTQRAHFDIVMRSSTNEKPPQQIYVSCNFCGKSISAFMQGLSRARGPFGRLGSTPNKLKMSSCPNCRKPLPRCAICLMHMGTVSGLQMTTSNANRNEECDSKLTEFNNWFTWCQSCRHGGHADHITHWFRKFLYILKTANIQNAL